Proteins from a genomic interval of Pseudomonas anuradhapurensis:
- a CDS encoding LysR substrate-binding domain-containing protein: MSQYQSLDADVLRTFVAIAEQGGFTRAGEVVNRTQSAVSMQMKRLEEDILQRQLFERDGRQVRLTAEGQVLLGYARRILKLHGEVFNTLRMPHMVGMVRIGTPDDYAMRFLPTILSSFAQAYPLVQVEVHCESSKQLMLRQDLDLTIVTREPGNEIGQLLRQERLVWAAAEGFCPQEQRPIPLALFNSDCFCRAWTCNALEAQGIDYRIAYTSPSLAAIFAIVTAGLAVTAQLQSLIGGNLRILGENEGLPQLPVANVMLVRSTQSASPITDCMADYIIEGFK; this comes from the coding sequence ATGTCCCAGTACCAGAGCCTCGACGCCGACGTATTGCGCACCTTTGTCGCCATCGCCGAGCAAGGTGGCTTCACCCGGGCCGGCGAGGTGGTCAACCGCACCCAGTCGGCGGTAAGCATGCAGATGAAACGCCTGGAAGAAGACATCCTGCAACGCCAGCTGTTCGAGCGCGACGGTCGCCAGGTGCGGCTGACCGCCGAAGGCCAGGTGCTGCTGGGTTATGCCCGGCGTATCCTCAAGCTGCACGGCGAAGTGTTCAATACCCTACGCATGCCGCACATGGTCGGGATGGTCCGTATCGGCACGCCGGACGACTACGCCATGCGCTTCCTGCCGACCATCTTGTCGAGCTTTGCCCAGGCCTACCCGCTGGTGCAGGTAGAGGTGCATTGCGAATCGTCCAAACAACTGATGCTGCGCCAGGACCTGGACCTGACCATCGTTACCCGCGAGCCGGGCAACGAGATTGGCCAGCTGTTGCGCCAGGAACGTCTGGTATGGGCCGCCGCCGAAGGTTTCTGTCCGCAGGAGCAACGGCCGATCCCGCTGGCGTTGTTCAACAGTGACTGCTTCTGCCGGGCCTGGACCTGCAATGCCCTGGAAGCCCAGGGCATCGATTACCGCATCGCCTACACCAGCCCGAGCCTGGCGGCGATTTTTGCCATCGTCACGGCCGGGCTGGCGGTAACCGCGCAGTTGCAGAGCCTGATTGGCGGGAACCTGCGCATCCTGGGCGAGAACGAAGGGTTGCCGCAGTTGCCGGTGGCCAATGTGATGCTGGTGCGCAGTACGCAGAGTGCGTCGCCGATTACCGATTGCATGGCCGATTACATCATCGAAGGGTTCAAGTGA
- a CDS encoding DUF1127 domain-containing protein: protein MKGHVSSIQQPAFSLNHLWHAAVHQMARWLQLYRQRQQLASLSDATLHDLGLSRADIQQEAERHFWDDPLRK, encoded by the coding sequence ATGAAAGGTCATGTCAGCAGCATCCAGCAACCTGCCTTTTCCCTGAACCACCTGTGGCATGCGGCCGTCCACCAGATGGCGCGGTGGCTGCAGCTGTACCGCCAGCGTCAGCAGTTGGCCAGCCTCAGCGATGCGACCCTGCACGATCTGGGATTGAGCCGGGCCGACATCCAGCAAGAGGCCGAGCGGCATTTCTGGGATGACCCGCTGCGTAAGTGA
- a CDS encoding sulfite exporter TauE/SafE family protein, with translation MIEWVLYIVLGAALGTMGGLFGIGGGLIAIPALGVLFGLDQQLAQGTALVMVVPNVLLALWRYHQRNRIELRHAVPLSLCSFVFAWLGSIWAVGLDAHSMRLGFVGFLVALAVWNVARMFMKVAPPSAELRHPWPWLGVLGSFAGTMGGLFGVGGAVVATPILTSVFGTTQVVAQGLSLALAAPSTLVTLLTYGVHHSVDWSVGIPLAVGGLLSISWGVKLAHALPEKALRAMFCVFLVVCAVMLGFEL, from the coding sequence ATGATCGAGTGGGTGTTGTATATCGTGCTGGGCGCTGCCCTGGGGACCATGGGTGGCCTGTTCGGCATTGGTGGCGGGTTGATCGCGATTCCGGCGCTGGGCGTGCTGTTTGGCCTGGACCAGCAGCTGGCCCAGGGGACGGCACTGGTGATGGTGGTGCCGAACGTGCTGCTGGCGCTGTGGCGCTACCACCAGCGTAACCGCATCGAACTGCGCCACGCCGTGCCATTGTCGCTGTGCAGCTTCGTGTTCGCCTGGCTGGGGTCGATCTGGGCGGTGGGGCTGGATGCGCACTCCATGCGCCTGGGCTTTGTCGGCTTCCTGGTCGCCCTGGCAGTGTGGAACGTGGCGCGGATGTTCATGAAAGTTGCGCCGCCGAGCGCCGAGCTGCGTCATCCCTGGCCATGGCTGGGCGTGCTGGGCAGCTTCGCCGGCACCATGGGTGGCTTGTTCGGCGTGGGCGGGGCGGTGGTGGCCACGCCGATCCTGACCAGTGTGTTCGGTACCACCCAGGTGGTCGCGCAGGGGTTGTCGCTGGCCCTGGCGGCGCCGAGTACCTTGGTGACCTTGCTCACCTATGGGGTGCACCACAGCGTTGACTGGAGTGTGGGCATCCCGTTGGCGGTGGGCGGCTTGCTCAGCATCAGCTGGGGCGTGAAGCTGGCCCATGCGTTGCCCGAAAAGGCGCTGCGGGCGATGTTCTGCGTGTTCCTGGTGGTGTGCGCGGTGATGCTCGGGTTTGAGCTGTGA